In Streptomyces qaidamensis, one DNA window encodes the following:
- a CDS encoding trypsin-like serine protease: protein MTSVRVLAVTAAACATVLATALPSSAINSYNAAPAPERTEVGALVATWDDDGDPATPDRADWVCSGTMIDPDTFLTAAHCTTDWPDNVRFYVSLDQDVQAGLDAAAKKYPGDPAAQAAAVAVPGTAHSHPDYPGPASDTHDIAVVQLPAAEVKARWSFTLATLPTANQLGRLGPQGLNDTDWLVAGYGTQEAVNGPGGQTHPGGGVRMKAPVTFNALNDSWARLAMTAPQGNGGACYGDSGGPNFATIGGRSILAATTITGDTPCYATNVTYRLDTPGARAFLSPFVKLP, encoded by the coding sequence TTGACCTCCGTACGCGTCCTCGCCGTCACCGCGGCGGCCTGCGCCACCGTGCTCGCCACCGCGCTGCCGTCCTCCGCCATCAACTCCTACAACGCCGCACCCGCCCCCGAACGCACCGAGGTCGGCGCGCTCGTGGCCACCTGGGACGACGACGGCGATCCCGCCACCCCCGACCGGGCCGACTGGGTCTGCTCCGGCACCATGATCGACCCGGACACCTTCCTGACCGCGGCGCACTGCACCACCGACTGGCCGGACAACGTGCGGTTCTACGTGTCCCTCGACCAGGACGTGCAGGCCGGGCTCGACGCGGCCGCGAAGAAGTACCCCGGCGACCCGGCCGCACAGGCCGCCGCCGTCGCCGTCCCGGGCACGGCCCACTCGCACCCGGACTACCCGGGGCCCGCCTCCGACACCCACGACATCGCGGTGGTCCAGCTGCCCGCCGCCGAGGTCAAGGCCCGCTGGAGCTTCACCCTGGCGACCCTGCCCACCGCAAACCAGCTCGGCAGGCTCGGACCGCAGGGCCTGAACGACACCGACTGGCTCGTCGCCGGGTACGGCACCCAGGAGGCCGTCAACGGCCCCGGCGGCCAGACCCACCCCGGCGGCGGGGTCCGCATGAAGGCACCCGTCACCTTCAACGCCCTCAACGACTCCTGGGCCCGGCTCGCGATGACCGCGCCCCAGGGCAACGGAGGCGCCTGCTACGGCGACTCGGGCGGCCCCAACTTCGCCACCATCGGCGGCAGAAGCATCCTTGCCGCCACCACCATCACGGGCGACACCCCCTGCTACGCGACCAACGTGACGTACCGCCTGGACACACCCGGCGCCCGCGCCTTCCTCTCGCCGTTCGTGAAGCTGCCGTGA
- a CDS encoding helix-turn-helix domain-containing protein — protein sequence MYDISTRKRALALVTQGRSLNSVSRETGISRAAIRSWQNRLEPLPRMVPPDPGPPADECKYAYLLGLYLGDGCISGHPRGTGYYLRIACANSWPGLIEACEIAVRAINPTGCASRTQAQGYVSVVSYSRHWPRLFPQHGPGKKHERHIALEPWQQAIVDAHPWEFIRGLIHSDGCRITNWTTRLVGGEQKRYEYPRYFLTNLSADIIRLFTAALDQVGVEWKMANTRNISVARKASVALMDAHVGPKY from the coding sequence ATGTACGACATCAGCACACGCAAGCGAGCACTCGCATTGGTGACCCAGGGCCGCAGCCTGAATTCGGTGAGCCGCGAGACAGGCATCTCACGGGCTGCGATCCGCAGCTGGCAGAACCGCCTGGAACCGTTGCCCCGCATGGTGCCGCCGGACCCCGGACCGCCCGCCGACGAGTGCAAGTACGCCTACCTGCTGGGCCTCTATCTCGGCGATGGCTGCATCAGTGGCCACCCTCGCGGCACCGGCTATTACCTGAGAATCGCGTGCGCGAACTCGTGGCCCGGTCTGATCGAGGCATGCGAGATTGCCGTGCGCGCCATCAACCCGACCGGGTGCGCCTCTCGCACCCAGGCACAGGGATACGTCTCGGTTGTCAGCTACAGCAGACACTGGCCGCGCCTCTTCCCTCAGCACGGACCCGGGAAGAAGCACGAACGCCACATCGCCCTGGAACCCTGGCAGCAAGCCATCGTCGACGCGCACCCCTGGGAGTTCATCCGTGGTCTCATCCATTCTGACGGCTGCCGGATCACCAACTGGACCACCCGGCTCGTCGGCGGTGAGCAGAAGCGCTACGAATATCCCCGGTACTTCCTCACCAACCTCTCCGCCGACATCATCCGCCTCTTCACCGCGGCGCTCGACCAGGTGGGCGTCGAATGGAAGATGGCAAACACGCGCAACATCTCCGTCGCCCGCAAAGCCTCCGTCGCCCTCATGGACGCCCACGTCGGCCCCAAGTACTGA
- a CDS encoding branched-chain amino acid ABC transporter permease, which produces MTETTKTPTPGAAPTPTPALRGLIPLPTAAARGLLLAGGIATAASTFLAWTWTAEFPGKLTINGYPGGLQWLTFTAGVLTALFALASYGVRGLGWLLPARNNAPLALTALGGFAVTWFTVIAISTELGGVVNLEPGGWIAAVASLLPVIGAFALPQERTGTDGTKEAIKAYLAKPERIPAPQATAPWIQRAVITVVTIIGLGVFTYGIDTEYGELFVGYLFVVTFAVWALHTAGLLDRFSALVAGNRSFTLAMGFAAAIAFPFTQTDDHYANIGVNILIFGTVALGLNIVVGLAGLLDLGYVAFLGVGAYTAALVSGSEFSTISGVHLPFWASALAGAAASLVFGVLIGAPTLRLRGDYLAIVTLGFGEIFRIAVNNMDGQSGPDVTNGPNGIPSIPDLNLLGFNFGQSHDIGGFTLGRFANYYLLMVLIMAIVVLVYTRAADSRIGRSWIAIREDETAATAMGINGFRVKLVAFALGAALAGLAGTVSAHVTYSVVPTPYQFAGSTPPNSAFLLAAVVLGGMGTVAGPLLGAALLYLLPEKLVFLQEKSLLAFGVALVLLMRFRPEGIIANRRRQLEFHETGQLDVPKQTTLTDEPAVTKAGA; this is translated from the coding sequence ATGACCGAGACGACCAAGACCCCGACGCCGGGCGCCGCCCCCACCCCGACGCCCGCACTGCGCGGTCTCATCCCGCTGCCCACCGCGGCCGCCCGCGGCCTCCTGCTCGCCGGCGGCATCGCCACCGCCGCCTCCACGTTCCTCGCCTGGACCTGGACCGCCGAATTCCCCGGCAAGCTCACCATCAACGGCTACCCCGGCGGCCTGCAGTGGCTGACCTTCACCGCCGGCGTCCTCACCGCCCTGTTCGCCCTCGCCTCCTACGGCGTCCGCGGACTCGGCTGGCTGCTGCCCGCCCGCAACAACGCACCGCTCGCCCTCACCGCCCTCGGCGGCTTCGCCGTCACCTGGTTCACCGTCATCGCCATCAGCACCGAACTCGGCGGCGTCGTCAACCTCGAACCCGGCGGCTGGATCGCGGCCGTAGCCTCCCTGCTGCCCGTCATCGGCGCCTTCGCCCTCCCCCAGGAGCGCACCGGCACCGACGGCACCAAGGAAGCCATCAAGGCCTACCTCGCCAAGCCCGAGCGCATCCCCGCCCCCCAGGCCACCGCGCCCTGGATCCAGCGGGCCGTCATCACCGTGGTCACCATCATCGGCCTCGGCGTCTTCACCTACGGCATCGACACCGAGTACGGCGAACTCTTCGTCGGCTACCTCTTCGTCGTCACCTTCGCAGTCTGGGCCCTGCACACCGCAGGCCTCCTCGACCGCTTCTCCGCACTCGTCGCCGGCAACCGCAGCTTCACCCTCGCCATGGGCTTCGCCGCGGCCATCGCCTTCCCCTTCACCCAGACCGACGACCACTACGCCAACATCGGCGTCAACATCCTGATCTTCGGGACCGTCGCCCTCGGCCTCAACATCGTCGTCGGCCTCGCCGGACTCCTCGACCTCGGATACGTCGCCTTCCTCGGCGTCGGCGCCTACACCGCCGCCCTCGTCTCCGGCTCCGAGTTCTCCACCATCTCCGGCGTCCACCTGCCCTTCTGGGCCTCCGCCCTGGCCGGCGCCGCCGCCTCGCTGGTCTTCGGCGTCCTCATCGGCGCCCCGACCCTGCGCCTGCGCGGCGACTACCTGGCGATCGTGACGCTGGGCTTCGGTGAGATCTTCCGCATCGCCGTCAACAACATGGACGGCCAGTCCGGACCCGACGTCACCAACGGCCCCAACGGCATCCCCTCCATCCCCGACCTGAATCTCCTCGGATTCAACTTCGGCCAGTCGCACGACATCGGCGGCTTCACCCTCGGCCGGTTTGCCAACTACTACCTGCTGATGGTCCTCATCATGGCCATCGTCGTCCTGGTCTACACGCGTGCAGCGGACTCCCGCATCGGCCGCTCCTGGATCGCCATCCGCGAGGACGAAACCGCCGCCACCGCCATGGGCATCAACGGCTTCCGCGTCAAGCTCGTCGCCTTCGCCCTCGGCGCCGCCCTCGCCGGCCTCGCCGGCACCGTCAGCGCCCACGTCACTTACAGCGTCGTCCCCACGCCCTACCAGTTCGCCGGCTCCACCCCGCCCAACTCCGCGTTCCTCCTGGCCGCGGTCGTCCTCGGCGGCATGGGCACAGTCGCAGGACCCCTCCTCGGCGCAGCCCTGCTCTACCTCCTCCCCGAGAAGCTCGTCTTCCTCCAGGAGAAGTCGCTCCTCGCCTTCGGCGTCGCGCTCGTCCTCCTGATGCGCTTCCGCCCCGAAGGCATCATCGCCAACCGCCGGCGCCAGCTCGAATTCCACGAGACCGGCCAACTCGACGTACCCAAACAAACCACGCTGACCGACGAACCGGCCGTCACCAAGGCGGGGGCGTAA
- a CDS encoding branched-chain amino acid ABC transporter permease — translation MNTLPQQLANGLLLGSMYGLIAIGYTMVYGIVQLINFAHGEIFMTGAFGALTVYFYILPDGTSMALAVPLMLLGGAIVAILIAVGAERFAYRPLRGAPRLAPLITAIGLSLALQEVVRNFYPGADRARAFPGLDATHDIGSVTIKDADIFLILAAVLCMAALAFFVRRSRTGRAMQATAQDPDTAQLMGIDTNRIIVIAFAIGGFFAAVAAVAYGLKYGNVDYRMGFLMGLKAFTAAVLGGIGNIYGAMLGGVVLGVAETLASAYIDEIPGMQQLGGQSWANVWAFCLLILVLLFRPQGLLGERVADRA, via the coding sequence GTGAACACCCTGCCGCAGCAGCTGGCCAACGGGCTGCTTCTCGGCTCGATGTACGGGCTGATCGCCATCGGCTACACGATGGTGTACGGCATCGTCCAGCTCATCAACTTCGCGCATGGCGAGATCTTCATGACCGGGGCCTTCGGCGCCCTCACGGTCTACTTCTACATCCTCCCCGACGGCACCTCGATGGCCCTCGCCGTACCCCTCATGCTCCTCGGCGGAGCCATCGTCGCCATCCTCATAGCCGTCGGAGCGGAACGGTTCGCCTACCGACCACTGCGCGGAGCACCACGCCTGGCACCGCTCATCACCGCCATCGGCCTCTCCCTGGCCCTTCAGGAGGTCGTGCGCAACTTCTACCCCGGCGCCGACCGCGCCCGCGCCTTCCCCGGCCTCGACGCCACCCATGACATCGGCTCCGTCACCATCAAGGACGCCGACATCTTCCTCATCCTCGCCGCCGTCCTCTGCATGGCCGCCCTCGCCTTCTTCGTGCGCCGCAGCCGCACCGGCCGCGCCATGCAGGCCACCGCGCAGGACCCCGACACGGCGCAGCTGATGGGCATCGACACCAACCGCATCATCGTCATCGCCTTCGCCATCGGCGGCTTCTTCGCCGCCGTCGCCGCCGTCGCCTACGGACTCAAGTACGGCAACGTCGACTACCGCATGGGCTTCCTGATGGGCCTCAAGGCCTTCACCGCGGCCGTCCTCGGCGGCATCGGCAACATCTACGGCGCCATGCTCGGCGGCGTCGTCCTCGGCGTCGCCGAAACCCTCGCCTCCGCCTACATCGACGAGATCCCGGGCATGCAGCAGCTCGGCGGCCAGAGCTGGGCCAACGTCTGGGCCTTCTGCCTCCTCATCCTCGTGCTCCTCTTCAGGCCACAGGGCCTGCTCGGCGAGCGCGTCGCGGACAGGGCGTGA
- a CDS encoding ABC transporter ATP-binding protein — protein sequence MTALLEVEDLRVSYGKIEAVKGISFSVDAGQVVTLIGTNGAGKTTTLRTLSGLLKPTSGKILFDGKPLNGVPAHKIVSLGLAHSPEGRHIFPRLTIAENLQLGAFLRKDKEGIEKDIQRAYDLFPILGERRKQAAGTLSGGEQQMLAMGRALMSQPKLLMLDEPSMGLSPIMMQKIMATISELKSQGTTILLVEQNAQAALSLADQGHVMEVGNIVLSGTGQDLLHDESVRKAYLGED from the coding sequence GTGACCGCACTCCTCGAAGTCGAGGACCTCCGGGTCTCCTACGGCAAGATCGAAGCCGTCAAGGGCATCTCCTTCAGTGTCGACGCCGGCCAGGTCGTCACCCTCATCGGCACCAACGGCGCCGGCAAGACCACCACCCTGCGCACGCTGTCGGGCCTGCTGAAGCCGACGTCCGGGAAGATCCTCTTCGACGGCAAGCCCCTGAACGGGGTCCCCGCCCACAAGATCGTCTCCCTCGGCCTGGCCCACTCCCCCGAAGGCCGCCACATCTTCCCGCGCCTCACCATCGCGGAGAACCTCCAGCTCGGAGCGTTCCTCCGCAAGGACAAAGAAGGCATCGAGAAGGACATCCAGCGCGCCTACGACCTCTTCCCCATCCTCGGGGAACGCCGCAAGCAGGCCGCGGGAACCCTCTCGGGCGGCGAACAGCAGATGCTCGCCATGGGCCGCGCCCTCATGTCCCAGCCCAAGCTCCTCATGCTCGACGAGCCCTCCATGGGCCTCTCCCCGATCATGATGCAGAAGATCATGGCGACGATCTCGGAGCTGAAGTCCCAGGGCACGACGATCCTCCTCGTCGAACAGAACGCCCAGGCCGCGCTGTCCCTGGCGGACCAGGGACACGTCATGGAGGTCGGCAACATCGTCCTCTCCGGCACCGGGCAGGACCTGCTCCACGACGAATCGGTACGCAAGGCGTACCTGGGCGAGGACTGA
- a CDS encoding ANTAR domain-containing response regulator, which produces MSAPESPQPVDVPEEDKSHVPPLTTRVVIAEDEALIRLDLKEMLEEEGYTVVGEAGDGEQAVELAREHRPDLVILDVKMPKLDGISAAEKIAEESIAPVLMLTAFSQRDLVERARDAGAMAYLVKPFSKTDVVPAIEMAVSRFTELKELEKEVADLTLRLETRKLVDRAKSILQTEYGLSEPAAFRWIQKTSMDRRMSMQQVAEAVIQDADEKKANKG; this is translated from the coding sequence GTGAGTGCCCCCGAGTCGCCCCAGCCTGTTGACGTGCCTGAAGAGGACAAGTCGCACGTGCCTCCGTTGACGACGCGGGTCGTCATCGCCGAGGACGAGGCGCTGATCCGGCTCGATCTCAAAGAGATGCTGGAGGAGGAGGGGTACACCGTCGTCGGTGAGGCCGGGGACGGTGAGCAGGCCGTGGAGCTGGCCCGTGAGCACCGGCCCGACCTCGTCATTCTCGATGTGAAGATGCCGAAGCTGGACGGCATCTCGGCGGCTGAGAAGATCGCGGAAGAGAGCATCGCGCCGGTGCTGATGTTGACCGCGTTCTCGCAGCGGGACCTCGTGGAGCGGGCCCGGGATGCCGGTGCCATGGCGTACCTCGTGAAGCCGTTCAGCAAGACGGACGTCGTGCCGGCGATCGAGATGGCCGTTTCGCGGTTCACGGAGCTGAAGGAGCTGGAGAAGGAGGTCGCCGACCTCACGCTCCGGCTGGAGACGCGCAAGCTGGTGGACCGGGCGAAGTCGATTCTGCAGACGGAGTACGGGCTGTCGGAGCCGGCGGCTTTCCGGTGGATCCAGAAGACGTCGATGGATCGCCGGATGTCGATGCAGCAGGTTGCGGAGGCGGTTATTCAGGACGCCGACGAGAAGAAGGCCAACAAGGGCTGA
- a CDS encoding branched-chain amino acid ABC transporter substrate-binding protein, with the protein MVILTSVLTTGALTLTACGSRDDSGDKGGDNGSGTTLTIGVDAPLSGENSTTGLGIQYGAQIAIDDANKNNWVPGVKFKLKALDDKAQPATGQTNATNIVGDKTAVGAVGPLNSGVAQTMQQVFASANMVQISPANTAPELTQGKNWQSDKKRPFKTYFRTATTDELQGSFAAGYAYNGLKKKKAFVVDDKQTYGAGLAKIFNEQYKKLGGKVVGTDHVNTGDKDFGSLVTKIKNSGADLLYYGGQYDESALITKQLKDAGVKIPLFGGDGMFATTYIEAAGKSSEGDLATAIGVPADTLPAAKTFIQTYKDKGYKGDYGAYGAYAYDATTAIIKAVKAAADANGGKVPTDINDLRSKVVDGVQKADFEGLTGKIAFDEYGDTTNKQLTVYQVEKGAWKAVETGTADLQ; encoded by the coding sequence TTGGTGATTCTTACCTCCGTTCTCACGACCGGAGCTCTGACTCTCACCGCCTGCGGCTCCCGAGACGACAGCGGTGACAAGGGCGGAGACAACGGGAGCGGCACCACGCTGACCATCGGCGTCGACGCCCCCCTCTCCGGTGAGAACTCCACCACCGGCCTCGGCATCCAGTACGGCGCCCAGATAGCCATCGACGACGCCAACAAGAACAACTGGGTCCCGGGCGTGAAGTTCAAGCTCAAGGCCCTGGACGACAAGGCGCAGCCCGCCACCGGCCAGACCAACGCCACCAACATCGTCGGCGACAAGACCGCCGTCGGCGCGGTCGGCCCGCTGAACTCCGGCGTCGCCCAGACGATGCAGCAGGTGTTCGCCTCGGCCAACATGGTCCAGATCTCCCCCGCGAACACGGCCCCCGAGCTGACCCAGGGCAAGAACTGGCAGTCGGACAAGAAGCGCCCGTTCAAGACGTACTTCCGCACCGCCACCACCGACGAACTGCAGGGCAGCTTCGCGGCCGGCTACGCGTACAACGGCCTCAAGAAGAAGAAGGCCTTCGTCGTCGACGACAAGCAGACCTACGGCGCCGGTCTCGCGAAGATCTTCAACGAGCAGTACAAGAAGCTCGGCGGCAAGGTCGTCGGGACCGACCACGTCAACACCGGCGACAAGGACTTCGGCTCCCTCGTCACCAAGATCAAGAACTCCGGTGCCGACCTGCTGTACTACGGCGGCCAGTACGACGAGTCCGCGCTGATCACCAAGCAGCTCAAGGACGCCGGCGTCAAGATCCCGCTGTTCGGCGGTGACGGCATGTTCGCCACCACCTACATCGAGGCCGCCGGCAAGTCCTCCGAGGGCGACCTCGCCACCGCCATCGGCGTCCCCGCCGACACCCTGCCCGCCGCCAAGACGTTCATCCAGACGTACAAGGACAAGGGCTACAAGGGTGACTACGGCGCCTACGGTGCCTACGCCTACGACGCCACCACCGCCATCATCAAGGCCGTCAAGGCCGCGGCCGACGCCAACGGCGGCAAGGTGCCCACCGACATCAACGACCTGCGCTCCAAGGTCGTCGACGGTGTCCAGAAGGCCGACTTCGAAGGCCTCACCGGCAAGATCGCCTTCGACGAGTACGGCGACACCACCAACAAGCAGCTGACGGTGTACCAGGTCGAGAAGGGCGCCTGGAAGGCCGTCGAGACCGGCACCGCCGACCTGCAGTAG
- a CDS encoding ABC transporter ATP-binding protein, with product MTTQPTPVLEARGVTMRFGGLTAVRSVDFTVNAGEIVGLIGPNGAGKTTFFNCLTGLYVPTEGTVSYKGTVLPPKPHLVTQAGIARTFQNIRLFANMTVLENVLVGRHTRTKEGLWSALLRGPGFKKAERHSEERAMELLEFIGLAHKRDHLARNLPYGEQRKLEIARAMASEPRLLLLDEPTAGMNPQETRATEELVFAIRDKGMAVLLIEHDMRFVFNLSDRVAVLVQGEKLVEGTSDVVQADERVIAAYLGEPFEGAPGEAEAAEVEAAEVEAAEAAADATSTTSSTKGEAK from the coding sequence ATGACTACACAGCCCACACCTGTACTCGAAGCACGCGGCGTCACGATGCGCTTCGGCGGCCTCACCGCCGTACGCTCCGTCGACTTCACCGTCAACGCAGGCGAGATCGTCGGACTCATCGGCCCCAACGGCGCCGGCAAGACCACCTTCTTCAACTGCCTGACCGGCCTCTACGTCCCCACCGAGGGCACCGTCTCCTACAAGGGCACCGTCCTCCCGCCCAAGCCCCACCTGGTCACCCAGGCCGGCATCGCCCGCACCTTCCAGAACATCCGCCTGTTCGCCAACATGACGGTCCTGGAAAACGTGCTCGTCGGACGCCACACCCGGACCAAGGAAGGCCTCTGGTCCGCCCTCCTGCGCGGCCCCGGCTTCAAGAAGGCCGAACGCCACAGCGAAGAACGCGCCATGGAACTCCTCGAGTTCATCGGCCTCGCCCACAAGCGCGACCACCTCGCCCGCAACCTCCCCTACGGCGAACAGCGCAAGCTCGAAATCGCACGCGCCATGGCCTCCGAGCCCCGCCTGCTCCTCCTCGACGAGCCCACCGCCGGCATGAACCCCCAGGAGACGCGGGCCACCGAAGAACTCGTCTTCGCCATCCGCGACAAGGGCATGGCCGTCCTGCTCATCGAGCACGACATGCGCTTCGTCTTCAACCTCTCCGACCGCGTCGCCGTCCTCGTCCAGGGCGAGAAACTCGTCGAGGGCACCTCCGACGTCGTCCAGGCCGACGAGCGCGTCATCGCCGCGTACCTCGGAGAGCCGTTCGAAGGCGCCCCCGGCGAGGCCGAAGCCGCCGAGGTCGAGGCCGCCGAGGTCGAGGCCGCCGAAGCCGCCGCCGACGCGACCAGCACCACCAGCAGCACCAAGGGAGAAGCCAAGTGA
- a CDS encoding FdhF/YdeP family oxidoreductase produces MASKPPKSDPVQDAPQVAGPKRAAAGLPAIGHTLRIAQQQMGVKRTALTLLSVNQKDGFDCPGCAWPEPEHRHKAEFCENGAKAVAEEATLRRVTPEFFAAHPVADLAGRSGYWLGQQGRLTHPMYLPEGGTHYEPVTWERAFDIIGEEIAALASPDEAVFYTSGRTSNEAAFLYQLFAREFGTNNLPDCSNMCHESSGSALSETIGIGKGSVLLEDLYQADLIIVAGQNPGTNHPRMLSALEKAKDNGAKIISVNPLPEAGLERFKNPQTPQGMVKGAALTDLFLQIRIGGDQALFRLLNKLILQTDGAVDEAFVREHTHGYEEFAEAARAADRDETLTATGLAQEDIDKALRMVLASKRTIVCWAMGLTQHKHSVPTIREVVNFLLLRGNIGRPGAGVCPVRGHSNVQGDRTMGIFERPAPAFLDALEKEFGFAPPREHGYDVVRAIRALRDGEAKVFFAMGGNFVSASPDTDVTEAAMRRARLTVHVSTKLNRSHAVTGARALILPTLGRTERDLQGGGEQFVTVEDSMGMVHASRGRLEPASRHLLSEPAIVSRLARRVLGENSRTPWEEFEKDYATIRDRIARVIPGFEDFNARVARPGGFALPHAPRDERRFPTATGKANFTAAPVEYPRLPEGRLLLQTLRSHDQYNTTIYGLDDRYRGIRNGRRVVLVHPEDARALKLADGVYVDLVSEWKDGVERRAPGFRVVHYPTARGCAAAYYPETNVLVPLDATADTSNTPASKSVVVRLEQSATD; encoded by the coding sequence ATGGCGTCGAAGCCGCCCAAGAGCGATCCGGTTCAGGACGCGCCGCAGGTCGCCGGGCCGAAGCGCGCGGCCGCGGGGCTCCCGGCCATCGGGCACACGCTGCGGATCGCCCAGCAGCAGATGGGAGTGAAGCGCACCGCGCTGACACTGCTGAGCGTGAACCAGAAGGACGGCTTCGACTGCCCGGGCTGCGCCTGGCCCGAGCCGGAGCACCGGCACAAGGCGGAGTTCTGCGAGAACGGCGCGAAGGCCGTGGCCGAGGAGGCCACCCTGCGCCGGGTCACGCCCGAGTTCTTCGCCGCGCACCCGGTCGCCGACCTGGCCGGCCGCAGCGGCTACTGGCTGGGCCAGCAGGGCCGGCTGACCCACCCCATGTACCTCCCCGAGGGGGGTACGCACTACGAGCCGGTCACCTGGGAGCGCGCCTTCGACATCATCGGTGAGGAGATCGCCGCGCTCGCCTCCCCGGACGAGGCCGTCTTCTACACGTCCGGCCGCACGAGCAACGAGGCAGCGTTCCTCTACCAGCTGTTCGCCCGCGAGTTCGGCACGAACAACCTCCCCGACTGCTCGAACATGTGCCACGAGTCGTCCGGCTCGGCCCTGTCGGAGACGATCGGCATCGGCAAGGGCAGTGTCCTGCTGGAAGACCTCTACCAGGCCGACCTGATCATCGTCGCCGGGCAGAACCCGGGGACGAACCACCCGCGCATGCTGTCCGCGCTGGAGAAGGCGAAGGACAACGGCGCGAAGATCATCAGCGTCAACCCGCTTCCCGAGGCGGGCCTGGAGCGCTTCAAGAACCCGCAGACCCCGCAGGGCATGGTCAAGGGCGCCGCGCTCACCGACCTGTTCCTGCAGATCCGCATCGGCGGCGACCAGGCCCTGTTCCGCCTGCTGAACAAGCTGATCCTTCAGACGGACGGCGCGGTCGACGAGGCGTTCGTGCGCGAGCACACGCACGGCTACGAGGAGTTCGCCGAGGCCGCCCGCGCCGCCGACCGGGACGAGACGCTCACGGCGACCGGCCTGGCCCAGGAGGACATCGACAAGGCCCTCCGTATGGTCCTGGCCTCGAAACGCACCATCGTGTGCTGGGCGATGGGCCTCACCCAGCACAAGCACTCCGTGCCCACGATCAGGGAAGTCGTCAACTTCCTGCTGCTGCGCGGCAACATCGGCCGCCCGGGTGCGGGCGTGTGCCCGGTGCGCGGGCATTCGAACGTGCAGGGCGACCGCACGATGGGCATCTTCGAGAGGCCCGCCCCGGCGTTCCTGGACGCCTTGGAGAAGGAGTTCGGCTTCGCGCCCCCGCGCGAGCACGGCTATGACGTCGTCCGCGCCATCCGCGCCCTGCGCGACGGCGAGGCGAAGGTCTTCTTCGCCATGGGCGGCAACTTCGTCTCGGCGTCCCCCGACACGGACGTCACCGAGGCGGCCATGCGCCGCGCCCGGCTGACCGTGCACGTGTCGACGAAGCTGAACCGCTCGCACGCGGTCACGGGCGCGCGTGCCCTGATCCTCCCGACGCTCGGGCGTACCGAGCGCGATCTGCAGGGCGGCGGCGAGCAGTTCGTGACGGTCGAGGACTCGATGGGCATGGTGCACGCCTCCCGGGGCCGCCTGGAGCCCGCGAGCCGGCACCTGCTGTCGGAACCGGCCATCGTCAGCCGCCTGGCCCGCCGCGTGCTGGGCGAGAACAGCCGCACACCGTGGGAGGAGTTCGAGAAGGACTACGCGACGATCCGCGACCGCATCGCGCGTGTGATCCCGGGTTTCGAGGACTTCAACGCGCGCGTGGCGCGCCCCGGCGGCTTCGCGCTCCCCCACGCCCCGCGCGACGAGCGGCGCTTCCCCACCGCCACCGGCAAGGCCAACTTCACGGCCGCGCCGGTGGAGTACCCGAGGCTGCCCGAGGGCCGCCTGCTGCTGCAGACGCTGCGCTCGCACGACCAGTACAACACCACGATCTACGGCCTCGACGACCGCTACCGGGGCATCCGCAACGGCCGCCGGGTGGTGCTGGTGCACCCCGAGGACGCGCGGGCCCTGAAGCTGGCGGACGGCGTCTACGTCGACCTGGTCAGCGAGTGGAAGGACGGCGTGGAGCGCAGGGCGCCCGGTTTCCGGGTCGTGCACTACCCGACGGCCCGGGGCTGCGCCGCCGCGTACTACCCGGAGACCAACGTGCTGGTGCCGCTGGACGCCACCGCGGACACCAGTAACACCCCGGCCAGTAAGTCCGTCGTGGTGCGTCTGGAACAATCGGCGACCGACTGA
- a CDS encoding PaaI family thioesterase produces MGEQQHVKFPQEVIDEYAALGVDLLALFSAGHLGNRMGVQISEASADRVVGTMPVEGNTQPYGLLHGGASAVLAETLGSIGSMLHGGSSKIAVGVDLNCTHHRGARSGLVTGVATPVHRGRSTATYEIVITDENDKRVCTARLTCMLRDVRPGDEELIRSAG; encoded by the coding sequence ATGGGTGAGCAACAGCATGTGAAGTTCCCGCAAGAGGTCATCGACGAGTACGCCGCGCTCGGCGTGGACCTCCTGGCCCTGTTCTCCGCGGGCCACCTCGGCAACCGGATGGGCGTCCAGATCTCCGAGGCGTCGGCCGACCGGGTCGTCGGCACGATGCCGGTGGAGGGCAACACCCAGCCCTACGGTCTGCTGCACGGCGGGGCCTCCGCGGTGCTGGCCGAGACCCTCGGCTCGATCGGATCGATGCTGCACGGCGGCAGCTCCAAGATCGCCGTGGGCGTCGACCTGAACTGCACCCACCACCGCGGGGCGCGCTCCGGGCTGGTCACCGGCGTGGCCACGCCCGTGCACCGGGGACGTTCGACGGCCACCTACGAGATCGTGATCACCGACGAGAACGACAAGCGGGTCTGCACCGCCCGGCTGACCTGCATGCTGCGCGACGTGCGGCCGGGCGACGAGGAGCTCATCCGCTCCGCGGGCTGA